The Micromonas commoda chromosome 1, complete sequence region CACATTTCCAGATTTGTAAAAGACTTGCAAGTATTGGGTTTTCACCTCTTGACTCTGGTCTGCAGCAGCAGAAGTGCTTAGTCGTTTGGAGGGAAAGGATTGATCCACGCCACCTACATTACAAGAACGACATTGTGCTGGGCGAGGATAAGGAGAGCACGCTGACTACGACTCGGTGATAATCCCTGAAATATCCGGACGTGAATGAAGCGTCAGAAGCGCCGAGACCAACACGAAGATGCTCACTGTTTCCTGAACCGTCTCCCTCAGAGTGCGTGACCCGTGGTATAGCATCGCCCGACAGATCTTTCCAGGATCTTTGCCAAACGATTCGGTTACAATTCCGCACGCTAAACTAATCTCATATTGGTCGTGGATGCGCTGGTGCGACATCCTAGCTCCAAACGACGATAGTACACAGGGCGCGAACGACTTCAACAAACGTTCTGAGGTGGTAGAAAACCTGGCAAGTGCCTTCGTAGTTCCTATCCCGCCGACACTCCGCCGACCGTAATAATAAGGTATTATGAAGGTAcataccttcgttcgaacTATCGAATGAAGGTATCTATCAGTTATCTATCtatataccttcgttcgtataATTTATATAtctataccttcgtattaaaTAAAGTGTTTATTTTTATTTATTTTGTACATGGATATATATGCTTGTGGAAAtacgaacgaacgaatgaAGCTTATTAATTATATATATTATTATCATCACTTGACTGCATTATTATTACGAACGAATGAATGAAAGAAATAAAGTTTTACGAACGAACTAACGAAGCTTATATTAATTACACTTTATTAATTACGAATAACCCTTAATAATgagaacgaacgaacgaacgaacgaacgaacggaCAAGGTAAAATTCGCCGTTCAGGCGGTCTGCAACTGGGCGGCCTGACTACACGTTCACCGAGCCCATCGGCGAGATACCAGGCACCACGAACCGGGACGGCAACACCAACAGCCTGCGACCAGACATCCGAGTCGACGGCCTGCGAGACACCGGCATCACAATCCTCGCAGACGTCTCCATCACCCACATCATGGACTCGGCAGCCAACCACGCGAGCCAACCACGACCCCGCCAAGGCAACTCGGCCCCCAACAGCGACCCCATCATGAAACGCGAGACTGACAAGAACAACAAGtacaaggcggcggccacggcggtgcATAAGGAATTCATCCCGCTCGTGATGGACACGTACGGAAGGATGGGCAAACCGTTCCTCAACTTCCTcaaagacgtcgccgcacacaccgcccgccgagcctcgGGCAACGTCAACGAGCGGACGCAAGCCATCTACGACTCCATCGACCCGCCGAACGAGCTCCGAAACCGAATCCACCTCCgaaacctcgccctcgtacacgtcgcgcTTATCATCTCGCTCATGCAAagggtcgccggatcgaccgtcaccaacgaccgccagcacggcgctcgtggcggaatGTACTGAGCACACGAACACTACGTGCAGCCGTACCCGGTCACTAACttctaccttcgtacgaaggtaattcAGGAGTTAgtggtcgggattcgtggtaaACACCTATGGATAGCTAGTTTCTCAATATAAAATCACAACGAACGAACTACATATGTACAGTAATGTAAATAACTAAACTCTTAGctaatacgaaggtatatatcgaacgaacgaacgaacgaaaaCTTGTAAAATAAATAAAAAACTCTCCAGGGGGCGAGTGTATGTTGTGGTGGTAATAAGTGTTAGGGTTTTTCAAACACTGATTTTGGGGTTCGACCCCAGGTGGATCGGCATAGcctacgacgacgagataCAACCTCGCGGACCAGAAGTGCATTCGGTTCCACGCTCGTTCTTAACGGTCATGTTTTCTGTGAAGACCTGACAAGAAGACGCGACTTATTCTACATTTTCTAATTCGTCGATTTACACCATCTCCTGGGTACCTTCCCAGTGGTCGACCGCCCCTTATGGGCGGTGGAAAACCGTGGGGGGTTTTTAATCGAACCAGCCTCTTATCCCCGAGTCACGTGCGTGACGAAGTAGCCTGCACTAATCCTCCtttcgttgactcgttgactgTTGACTAAAATTGGGTCGCGGGTGTTTTTTTTCCCTATGGCGCCCAgtgaggacggcgagcgcgctgagcggctcACTAATACATTGTTCTgcgccaaagatggaggGGATCATCATCGGAAGCGCACATCGacgttgacgagtttgcgtcgcacGATACGACGTTGCGCCTGAGCTACGGTTTCATGAGCGAGTTGACGGTCTATTAACTCGTCAAACCATGATATTGTCGTAGCTAAGGCGCAACATCGTATCTGACGACGCAAGCTCGTCAACGCCGATGCGCGCTCCTG contains the following coding sequences:
- a CDS encoding predicted protein; this encodes MDSAANHASQPRPRQGNSAPNSDPIMKRETDKNNKYKAAATAVHKEFIPLVMDTYGRMGKPFLNFLKDVAAHTARRASGNVNERTQAIYDSIDPPNELRNRIHLRNLALVHVALIISLMQRVAGSTVTNDRQHGARGGMY